Proteins found in one Anabas testudineus chromosome 1, fAnaTes1.2, whole genome shotgun sequence genomic segment:
- the LOC113161785 gene encoding voltage-dependent P/Q-type calcium channel subunit alpha-1A-like yields the protein MARFGDELPNRYGGGGGGGGGGGGGAGGQGGPGRGGSRQGGPPGAQRMYKQSMAQRARTMALYNPIPVRQSCLTVNRSLFLFSEDNVVRKYAKKITEWPYPLKSTAEQLGKPASGSPGNGAIDGMKEDVDDCAGCHDTRSHNHGDAASD from the exons ATGGCGCGTTTTGGAGACGAGCTACCCAACAGgtatggaggaggaggaggaggtggtggcgGTGGTGGCGGGGGTGCCGGCGGACAAGGGGGGCCCGGCCGCGGCGGCAGCAGGCAAGGGGGGCCCCCCGGAGCGCAGCGGATGTACAAGCAGTCGATGGCCCAGAGAGCCCGGACCATGGCCCTGTACAACCCCATACCCGTCCGGCAGAGCTGCCTAACGGTCAACcgctccctcttcctcttcagcgAAGACAACGTGGTGAGGAAGTACGCCAAGAAGATCACCGAATGGCCATATCCTTTGAAAAGCACTGCCGAGCAGCTTGGGAAG CCGGCCTCAGGCTCACCTGGTAACGGTGCCATTGATGGAATGAAAGAGGATGTTGACGATTGTGCCGGTTGTCATGACACCCGCAGTCACAATCACGGTGATGCTGCAAGTGATTGA